One region of Bacteroidales bacterium genomic DNA includes:
- a CDS encoding type I restriction enzyme HsdR N-terminal domain-containing protein yields MKQNIFSDFDFDILNNPEFEESSVREEIITPILKSLNYKAFGRNRIIREKAVTHPFVQTGSKKRELTNFPDYLLEVNGKYSWVLDAKEPNEDIKTGKNKEQAYFYAIHPEIRVNFYGLCNGREFILFHISKDEPLLYFQIKEIDNYWSDINNYLAPDAFVQKDILNEKEERYERKEFDYDSIKIPSEIVVKKQAAKRHFGVHGYFTKQAWNVVQHYIQNFSKRGDVILDPFGGGGSTLIEALMIHRKAIHIDLNPLSVFITKSLVTPIDFTELNNEFEKVKKQFLKDVPQTEDEIKKALEKYSYPKNISLAKDADVGSIEELFTDKQLAQLAFLKYLILKIKNDNIRNSLLLSFSSAITKTNRTYHPSKSRGDNAGDCAAFRYYRYRVALEGVELDLMYSFETKYKKMVAAKREMSVAINKETVKNAQFYKSDATNLDKIETESIDYVYTDPPYGSKIAYLDLSTMWNAWLDFEITEDDYKKEAIEGGSLNKSSEEYGELLTKSIKELYRVLKFDRWMSFVFAHKDPKYWHLIVDEAEKAGFEFAGAVKQSNGQTSFKKRQNPFSVLSGQLIINFKKLKSPQAIQKTKLGAEIYEIIIETIESVIAENDGANLEQINDRLIMTGLELGFLDILSKEYKDLSPILIDNFDYHKDTDTFHIIENKNFKTNIPLDLRIRYFLLSYLRRKENKKEYPTTDEIILDIMPLLKNGITPENQTILKVLEKIANHIGDNRWKIKKGGQLTLFE; encoded by the coding sequence ATGAAACAAAATATATTCTCGGATTTTGACTTTGATATTTTAAACAATCCTGAATTTGAGGAAAGTAGCGTCAGAGAAGAAATAATCACACCAATACTTAAAAGCCTCAATTACAAAGCTTTTGGAAGAAATAGAATTATTAGGGAAAAAGCAGTTACACATCCTTTTGTTCAAACAGGTTCCAAAAAACGAGAATTAACCAATTTTCCAGATTATCTTTTAGAAGTAAATGGTAAATATTCATGGGTATTAGATGCTAAAGAACCAAACGAGGACATAAAGACTGGAAAGAATAAGGAACAAGCTTATTTTTATGCCATACATCCAGAAATACGAGTAAATTTTTACGGATTATGCAACGGTAGGGAATTTATACTCTTTCATATTTCCAAAGATGAGCCTCTTCTTTATTTCCAAATTAAAGAAATAGATAATTATTGGAGTGATATTAATAATTATTTAGCTCCTGATGCCTTTGTACAGAAAGATATTCTTAATGAAAAAGAAGAAAGATATGAAAGAAAGGAATTTGATTATGATTCCATAAAAATACCCTCTGAGATTGTTGTAAAGAAACAAGCAGCAAAGCGACATTTTGGTGTACATGGCTATTTCACAAAACAAGCGTGGAATGTTGTTCAGCACTATATTCAAAATTTTTCAAAACGGGGTGATGTAATTCTTGACCCATTCGGTGGAGGAGGCTCAACACTTATTGAAGCTTTGATGATTCATAGAAAAGCAATACACATAGATTTAAACCCTTTGTCTGTTTTTATTACCAAGTCATTGGTTACGCCTATTGATTTTACAGAACTCAACAATGAATTTGAAAAAGTTAAAAAACAATTCCTTAAAGATGTTCCTCAAACAGAGGATGAAATAAAGAAAGCATTAGAAAAGTACTCTTATCCTAAAAACATTTCTTTAGCGAAAGACGCTGATGTAGGTAGTATTGAAGAGCTTTTCACTGATAAGCAATTAGCTCAGTTAGCATTTTTAAAATATCTTATACTAAAAATTAAAAATGATAACATAAGGAATTCATTATTGCTTTCATTTTCAAGTGCTATAACAAAAACTAATAGAACATATCATCCTTCCAAATCAAGAGGCGATAACGCCGGAGATTGTGCGGCATTCAGATATTACCGTTATAGGGTAGCTTTAGAAGGTGTTGAATTGGATTTAATGTATTCGTTTGAGACGAAGTACAAAAAGATGGTTGCTGCCAAACGTGAGATGTCTGTTGCAATCAATAAAGAAACAGTAAAAAATGCACAATTTTATAAAAGTGATGCTACAAATCTTGATAAAATAGAAACTGAATCAATTGATTATGTTTATACTGACCCACCTTATGGTAGTAAAATAGCTTATTTAGATTTATCCACTATGTGGAATGCTTGGTTAGATTTTGAAATAACAGAGGATGACTATAAAAAGGAAGCTATTGAAGGTGGTTCATTAAATAAATCATCTGAAGAATATGGGGAATTACTTACAAAGAGCATAAAAGAATTATATCGTGTATTGAAATTTGATAGATGGATGAGTTTTGTGTTTGCGCACAAAGACCCAAAATATTGGCATCTTATTGTTGATGAAGCAGAAAAAGCTGGTTTTGAATTTGCAGGTGCAGTAAAACAAAGTAATGGTCAGACGAGTTTCAAAAAAAGACAAAATCCTTTCTCGGTATTATCGGGTCAATTAATAATTAATTTCAAAAAGCTCAAATCTCCTCAAGCAATCCAAAAAACTAAATTAGGAGCTGAAATCTATGAGATAATAATTGAAACTATTGAATCAGTAATTGCTGAAAATGATGGAGCAAATCTTGAACAAATTAATGATAGGCTCATAATGACAGGTCTTGAATTAGGCTTTTTGGACATATTAAGTAAAGAGTACAAAGATTTATCTCCTATTCTTATTGATAATTTCGATTATCATAAAGACACCGATACATTTCACATTATTGAAAACAAGAACTTTAAGACAAACATCCCTTTGGATCTAAGAATTA